The following coding sequences lie in one Candidatus Eremiobacteraceae bacterium genomic window:
- a CDS encoding NAD(P)-dependent oxidoreductase — MKILFCDEGYSEARRRLSRLLPEHAIEATAPSRVVERLPGVDVVVPYMAQIDARVIDAGTFGLIQQFGVGLETVDVEAATRAGVWVARIPSGGTGNAESVAEHALLLMLALARRLPQAEQTLRNGQLGEPAGTALAGKTACIVGIGSAGGALALRLQALGMRAIAVRKNIGGQAPAGAAFEHVYGLAELKDAVACADFVVITARYEPDAHHMFDRTVFDAMKPGAFFINVARGGFVDHAALADALRAGRVAGAGLDVIEGEPIGPSHPVLALNVIATPHVAGVTDLSYEGIAREVAENVRRYARGEAPRYAANAPAFNRARA, encoded by the coding sequence TTGAAGATCCTCTTCTGCGATGAAGGCTACTCGGAAGCACGGCGTCGGCTATCGCGCCTGCTGCCCGAGCATGCGATCGAGGCGACGGCGCCCTCGCGCGTCGTCGAGCGCCTGCCCGGCGTCGACGTCGTCGTACCCTACATGGCGCAGATCGACGCGCGCGTCATCGACGCGGGCACGTTCGGCCTGATCCAGCAGTTCGGCGTCGGCCTGGAGACGGTTGACGTCGAGGCTGCCACGCGTGCCGGCGTTTGGGTCGCGCGCATACCGAGCGGCGGCACCGGCAATGCCGAGTCGGTGGCCGAACACGCGCTGCTGCTGATGCTGGCGCTGGCGCGCAGGCTGCCGCAGGCCGAGCAGACGCTGCGCAACGGGCAGCTCGGCGAACCTGCCGGAACAGCGCTCGCGGGCAAGACCGCCTGCATCGTCGGCATCGGGTCCGCCGGCGGCGCGTTAGCGCTTCGTCTGCAAGCGCTCGGCATGCGCGCGATCGCCGTCCGCAAGAATATCGGCGGCCAAGCGCCCGCCGGAGCCGCGTTCGAACACGTCTACGGCCTCGCAGAGCTGAAGGATGCGGTGGCCTGTGCAGATTTCGTCGTCATCACCGCGCGCTATGAGCCGGACGCCCACCACATGTTCGACCGGACCGTCTTCGACGCGATGAAACCGGGCGCGTTCTTCATCAACGTGGCGCGCGGCGGATTCGTCGATCATGCCGCGCTTGCCGACGCATTGCGCGCCGGACGGGTGGCCGGCGCGGGCCTGGACGTGATCGAGGGCGAGCCGATCGGCCCTTCGCATCCTGTGCTCGCGCTCAACGTCATCGCGACGCCGCACGTCGCAGGCGTGACCGATCTTTCGTATGAGGGCATCGCGCGCGAGGTCGCCGAGAACGTGCGGCGCTACGCGCGCGGCGAGGCGCCGCGCTACGCGGCCAACGCGCCGGCGTTCAATCGCGCGCGCGCGTGA
- the panB gene encoding 3-methyl-2-oxobutanoate hydroxymethyltransferase, with product MPDKITAPAIRARKGGKKLAVITAYDAPSARIADRAGADIILVGDSLGNAVLGYDDTLSVTVDIMVRHTAAVARVKPNALVVGDMPWLSYHLSTADSVRNAARFIVEGGAGAVKLEGGRKRLPMVEAILAAEIPVMGHLGLTPQSVHAMGGFKVQAKLAQAAAELVEDARLLAEAGAFAIVLEGIPDVVAAEVTRAIPIPTIGIGAGPSCDGQVLVFHDVLGLSAGTPPKFVRRYADLGDEATAAVEHFFDDIRSGAFPSDAETYHMPETDAREFLAGRRV from the coding sequence ATGCCAGACAAGATCACCGCGCCGGCGATCCGCGCCCGCAAGGGCGGCAAGAAGCTCGCCGTCATCACCGCCTACGACGCGCCCTCGGCGCGCATCGCCGATCGCGCCGGCGCCGACATCATCCTCGTCGGCGACTCGCTCGGCAACGCCGTGCTCGGCTACGACGACACGCTCTCTGTCACCGTCGACATCATGGTGCGCCACACCGCAGCCGTCGCTCGCGTCAAACCGAACGCGCTCGTCGTCGGCGACATGCCCTGGCTGAGCTATCATCTGTCGACGGCGGACAGCGTGCGCAACGCGGCGCGTTTCATCGTCGAAGGAGGCGCGGGCGCGGTCAAGCTGGAGGGCGGGCGCAAACGGCTGCCGATGGTCGAGGCGATCCTCGCGGCCGAGATCCCGGTCATGGGCCACCTCGGCCTGACACCGCAATCCGTCCACGCGATGGGCGGTTTCAAGGTGCAGGCCAAGCTCGCACAGGCCGCGGCCGAGCTTGTGGAAGACGCGCGCCTGCTCGCCGAGGCAGGCGCGTTCGCGATCGTGCTCGAGGGCATCCCGGACGTCGTCGCCGCCGAAGTGACCCGCGCGATCCCGATACCGACGATCGGCATCGGCGCGGGCCCGAGCTGCGACGGTCAAGTGCTCGTCTTCCACGACGTGCTCGGCTTGAGCGCCGGCACACCGCCGAAATTCGTGCGGCGTTATGCAGATCTAGGCGATGAAGCGACCGCGGCGGTCGAACATTTCTTCGACGACATCCGCTCCGGCGCGTTTCCATCCGACGCCGAGACGTATCACATGCCGGAGACTGACGCCAGGGAGTTCCTCGCCGGCCGGCGCGTTTGA
- a CDS encoding SEC-C domain-containing protein, with product MNKPGRNDLCPCGSGRKYKRCCLGREAEHDAFAQALETRVLPSLSQLARFAESSSGLTLDLVARTEFPFWRVPLDDVAATRVVDHLIFDVRLERYGRTAIDQFLLERGALLGAGERTMLGAWAATPRRLYRVDGWSAGFLQVSDVLSEAPQQLSVWPLGRGAGLIADGAPVALRALPALDAFVCLGRPTVFGDRDVERIAGAIRQRHLDFVRSQRIVGMDDFLRLAPTALDEEAASSTRDSGIILPGA from the coding sequence ATGAACAAGCCCGGACGCAACGACCTGTGCCCATGCGGCAGCGGCCGCAAGTACAAACGGTGCTGCCTCGGGCGCGAGGCGGAACACGATGCGTTCGCGCAAGCGCTCGAAACCCGCGTGCTGCCGTCGCTCTCGCAGCTGGCGAGGTTCGCGGAGTCTTCAAGCGGCCTGACGCTCGACCTGGTCGCACGGACCGAATTCCCGTTTTGGCGGGTGCCCCTCGATGACGTCGCGGCCACGCGGGTCGTCGATCACCTGATCTTCGACGTACGGCTGGAGCGCTACGGCCGCACCGCAATCGATCAATTCTTGCTCGAACGCGGAGCGTTGCTCGGCGCCGGCGAGCGGACGATGCTCGGCGCCTGGGCGGCGACGCCGCGGCGTTTGTATCGAGTGGACGGCTGGTCTGCAGGCTTTCTGCAGGTCAGCGATGTGCTCAGCGAGGCACCGCAGCAGCTCTCGGTTTGGCCGCTGGGTCGTGGCGCAGGTTTGATCGCCGACGGCGCGCCCGTGGCGTTGCGCGCGCTGCCGGCGCTCGACGCGTTCGTCTGCCTTGGCCGGCCGACGGTGTTCGGTGACCGCGACGTCGAGCGGATCGCCGGCGCCATCCGCCAACGTCATCTCGATTTCGTGCGCAGCCAGCGCATCGTCGGCATGGACGATTTCTTGCGCCTAGCGCCGACCGCGTTGGACGAAGAGGCGGCATCCTCGACGCGCGACTCAGGCATCATCCTGCCGGGCGCCTGA
- a CDS encoding gamma-glutamyltransferase family protein, with protein MVTAPHALAAQAGVLTLSAGGSAADAGVAIAAALSVLYPHMTGIGGDAFFLYYDAGTRTVHAYNGSGRSAALADRAYYERLRMRSIPRHGGPSALTVPGAVDAWLALHERFGRMSLQAVLAPAVEHARGGAPIARSLARGLHEEHALLAADEGARTLYAARPSYPIGTRLAQPALARSLESIASHGRSFWYEGEAAEHIERACVRAGSPLRAADLSEHRGFYADPLRARFGAYESLVTPPNSQGLALLLAQGIHDAGADRGGDALGSAGLAHLDIEAIVLAFADRDAWVGDPDAVKPSFERLLSADYAKSQAAKIDSYRACDVVPRKVVPRSRARAAGGDTTYFACVDADGNALSMIQSLYFHFGSCVGVPELGIVLQNRGHAFTLDEGRPTSLHPEQLPFHTLMAAMLLEDGEPRLVYGTMGGEGQPQTTLQISVAIAERGVDPQTALDMPRWRYGKTWGDEVPGVAIERRAGEACIAGLRARGHDMIVTDDWEESMGHAGAISIERAEGMLVGASDLRSDGAALGL; from the coding sequence ATGGTGACGGCTCCGCACGCGCTGGCCGCGCAGGCAGGCGTGTTGACGCTGAGCGCCGGCGGCTCGGCCGCCGATGCCGGTGTCGCGATCGCCGCCGCCTTGAGCGTGCTCTATCCGCACATGACCGGGATCGGCGGCGACGCGTTCTTCCTTTATTATGACGCAGGCACGCGCACCGTTCACGCCTATAACGGCTCCGGACGGTCGGCGGCGCTGGCCGATCGCGCCTACTATGAACGCCTCCGTATGCGCTCCATTCCGCGCCACGGCGGCCCGTCGGCGTTGACGGTGCCTGGCGCGGTCGACGCGTGGCTGGCGCTGCATGAGCGCTTCGGGCGCATGTCGCTCCAGGCGGTGCTCGCGCCCGCCGTCGAGCACGCGCGCGGTGGCGCGCCGATCGCGCGCAGTCTGGCGCGCGGACTGCACGAAGAACACGCACTGCTCGCCGCCGATGAAGGCGCGCGCACGTTGTACGCTGCGCGACCGAGCTATCCGATCGGCACGCGTTTGGCACAGCCGGCGCTCGCACGCAGTCTCGAGAGCATCGCATCGCACGGCCGATCGTTCTGGTATGAGGGCGAGGCGGCCGAGCATATCGAACGCGCATGCGTGCGCGCCGGCAGCCCGCTGCGGGCTGCGGACCTGTCGGAACATCGCGGTTTTTACGCCGATCCGTTGCGCGCGCGCTTCGGCGCCTATGAATCGCTGGTCACGCCGCCCAATTCGCAGGGCCTCGCTTTGCTGCTCGCTCAGGGCATTCACGACGCCGGCGCAGATCGCGGCGGGGATGCGTTGGGCAGCGCTGGTCTCGCCCATCTCGACATCGAGGCGATCGTGCTCGCGTTCGCGGACCGCGACGCGTGGGTCGGCGACCCGGACGCGGTCAAACCCTCGTTTGAGCGCTTGCTGTCAGCCGACTACGCGAAGTCCCAAGCGGCAAAGATCGATTCATATCGGGCGTGCGATGTGGTCCCAAGAAAAGTGGTCCCGCGCTCTCGAGCGCGGGCCGCCGGCGGCGACACCACGTACTTCGCGTGCGTGGACGCCGACGGCAACGCGCTGTCCATGATCCAATCGCTCTATTTCCACTTCGGTTCGTGCGTGGGCGTGCCCGAGCTGGGCATCGTGCTGCAGAACCGCGGCCACGCGTTCACGCTCGATGAAGGCCGCCCGACCTCGCTGCACCCTGAGCAGTTGCCGTTTCACACGCTCATGGCCGCGATGTTGCTGGAAGACGGCGAGCCGCGCTTGGTGTACGGCACGATGGGCGGTGAGGGCCAGCCGCAGACGACGCTGCAGATCTCCGTCGCGATCGCGGAGCGCGGCGTCGACCCACAGACCGCCTTGGACATGCCGCGCTGGCGCTATGGCAAGACCTGGGGTGACGAAGTGCCCGGCGTCGCCATCGAGCGCCGCGCCGGCGAGGCGTGCATCGCGGGCCTGCGCGCGCGCGGCCACGACATGATCGTCACCGACGATTGGGAGGAATCGATGGGCCACGCCGGCGCGATCAGCATCGAGCGCGCTGAGGGGATGCTCGTGGGCGCCTCGGACTTGCGCAGCGACGGCGCCGCCCTCGGCCTGTAG
- a CDS encoding TMEM175 family protein, with translation MRAAYNLIAGQSLERLAALSDGVFAVAMTLLVLDLRAPVSSLIHSERELWQALLALAPRLLPYFMTFMTLGIFWVGQQTQFNRFVRSDRDLTWIQIGFLLVVTLMPFSTSLLAEFITYRVALLVYWFNILLLGVFIFVSWRYATRAGLLKEDTTPDLHEAMERRVLVAQALYAIGAALCFINTYVSIGFIVLVQLNYVFAPRIRALYRI, from the coding sequence ATGCGCGCGGCGTACAATCTGATCGCGGGTCAGAGCCTGGAACGTCTTGCCGCCTTAAGCGACGGCGTGTTCGCCGTCGCCATGACCTTGCTCGTGCTCGATCTGCGGGCACCGGTGAGCAGCCTGATCCACAGCGAGCGCGAGCTGTGGCAGGCGCTGCTCGCGCTTGCCCCGCGCTTGCTACCCTATTTCATGACGTTCATGACCTTGGGCATTTTCTGGGTCGGCCAGCAGACCCAGTTCAACCGCTTCGTGCGCAGCGACCGCGACCTGACGTGGATCCAGATCGGGTTCTTGCTCGTGGTCACGCTGATGCCGTTCTCGACCTCGCTGCTGGCCGAGTTCATCACGTATCGCGTGGCGCTGCTCGTGTACTGGTTCAACATCCTGTTGCTCGGCGTGTTCATCTTCGTGAGCTGGCGCTACGCGACGCGCGCCGGCCTGCTCAAGGAGGACACGACGCCTGACCTGCACGAGGCCATGGAGCGGCGGGTCCTCGTCGCGCAGGCGCTCTACGCGATCGGCGCCGCGCTGTGCTTCATCAACACGTACGTCAGCATCGGGTTCATCGTCTTGGTGCAGTTGAACTACGTGTTCGCTCCGCGCATCCGAGCCTTGTATCGGATCTAG
- a CDS encoding FecR domain-containing protein, with protein sequence MECSEALDFLYQSFDAQLTPTQQMLLDAHRRTCFACANTLTRAERFQALLLQVPQLAVPRGLEDRIIEHVFAANHVTTKRGETWRSLVDSVTNWRSFGLALGTAAAVFALILISRGVIQQSAINRSQVPTSISAAINGSLDVAAANGSSSPASGSVMIQPGETLSNSSDQPSTIAIGPHLAVTIANGTQIKVGTVRVDPQTGDPDVIAVRIDHGTVGVRENLQKNSGAIHVATDQATVVPTGTIFTVTAQTGSTHVAVGEGSVAIFLPGETFNVLAGNEAQITPDHHTVSKLRPGTKFAH encoded by the coding sequence ATGGAGTGCTCTGAAGCGCTCGACTTCCTCTACCAGTCCTTCGACGCACAGCTGACGCCGACGCAGCAGATGCTGCTCGACGCCCACCGCCGCACGTGCTTCGCCTGTGCCAACACCCTGACGCGCGCCGAGCGGTTCCAGGCGCTGCTGCTCCAAGTGCCGCAGCTCGCCGTGCCGCGCGGCCTGGAAGATCGCATCATCGAGCACGTCTTCGCCGCCAACCACGTCACCACCAAACGCGGCGAGACATGGCGCAGCCTGGTCGATTCAGTCACCAATTGGCGCAGCTTCGGACTGGCGCTGGGCACCGCGGCGGCGGTCTTCGCGCTCATCCTCATCAGCCGGGGCGTGATCCAGCAAAGCGCGATCAACCGCAGCCAGGTGCCGACCTCGATCTCCGCGGCGATCAACGGTTCGCTCGACGTCGCTGCCGCCAACGGTTCGTCATCGCCGGCATCCGGCTCGGTCATGATCCAGCCGGGTGAGACGCTTTCGAACAGCTCCGACCAGCCCTCGACCATCGCGATCGGCCCGCATCTGGCCGTCACGATCGCCAACGGCACGCAGATCAAGGTCGGCACCGTGCGCGTGGATCCGCAGACCGGCGATCCCGACGTCATCGCGGTGCGCATCGATCACGGCACGGTCGGCGTGCGCGAGAACCTTCAGAAGAACAGCGGGGCCATCCACGTCGCGACCGATCAGGCGACCGTCGTGCCGACCGGCACGATCTTCACCGTCACCGCGCAGACCGGGTCGACGCACGTCGCCGTCGGAGAGGGCAGCGTCGCGATCTTCCTGCCCGGCGAGACCTTCAACGTCTTGGCCGGCAACGAGGCGCAGATCACGCCGGACCATCATACGGTCAGCAAACTGCGCCCCGGCACCAAGTTCGCCCACTAG
- a CDS encoding RNA polymerase sigma factor, producing the protein MQRIAKGDGDAFADLVRRYTRMLYNVAYRYNAASAEDLVQEAFLRAFQHANTFSGRSKVSSWLYRICVNVCLTSMGRASLQTTDIEDVPESELTASVNDRPETRAEGRETYKALEEGLALLPAQERMVFILRELQGLAYSEISDVLGMTEQAARTNLHRAKRRLQTWLSPLLTS; encoded by the coding sequence ATGCAACGCATCGCCAAGGGAGACGGGGATGCGTTCGCCGATCTGGTGCGGCGATACACGAGAATGCTGTACAACGTTGCCTATCGGTATAATGCGGCGTCCGCGGAGGACCTCGTCCAAGAGGCATTTCTGCGCGCGTTTCAGCATGCCAACACGTTTTCGGGCCGCAGCAAAGTCTCGAGCTGGCTGTATCGCATCTGCGTCAACGTCTGCCTCACGTCCATGGGCCGTGCGAGCCTGCAGACGACCGACATCGAAGACGTCCCCGAATCAGAGCTGACCGCTTCGGTCAACGATCGACCCGAAACGCGCGCCGAGGGGCGCGAGACGTACAAGGCGCTCGAAGAGGGCTTGGCGCTGCTGCCGGCCCAGGAGCGCATGGTCTTCATCTTGCGCGAGCTGCAGGGGCTTGCGTATTCCGAGATCTCCGACGTGCTGGGCATGACCGAACAGGCGGCCCGCACCAATCTGCACCGTGCCAAGCGCAGGCTCCAGACGTGGCTGAGCCCGCTGCTGACGTCGTGA
- a CDS encoding UPF0158 family protein, translated as MRNFLLEELADALDDRSGQFRYFFVSASGRVQPYATDDPAALRIAARADAIAVHPMSHSEAHALMVDFIETLLDGELADRLRSAASGSTSPARFLQVLSAYPRARRSWLSYRQRRLESLALDWLREHGVDTAAFGLDEPARSEEEATGLRFAPELEERLRGLREQLRAFGAQGEAAAIARAALRHEWRIDEIYHSNALRGNRLDRTQTEDLVMRGETVGGLTLREHLEAVNLFKALDRAAVLARSDAPLTEHAIRELHAQLFASIDDEQAGEYRRTDARIVGRDYLPPESVLVPALLREFTEWLEESSADPVAKAAAAQAKILNIAPFLDGNGRVGRLLSNLILEANAYPPAIVHVQDRERYYDGLRQADSGDMSGLLALLIDCIEAALARLSGAVRSAGNV; from the coding sequence GTGCGGAACTTCTTATTAGAGGAGCTGGCGGACGCGCTTGATGACCGGAGCGGCCAGTTCCGTTATTTTTTCGTGAGCGCTTCAGGCCGGGTCCAGCCGTACGCCACGGACGACCCGGCTGCGCTGCGCATCGCAGCTCGCGCCGACGCCATCGCCGTCCATCCCATGTCCCACAGCGAAGCGCACGCATTGATGGTCGACTTCATCGAGACCCTGCTCGACGGCGAGCTGGCCGACCGCCTTCGCAGCGCCGCGAGCGGATCGACCAGCCCCGCCCGCTTCCTGCAGGTGCTCAGCGCCTATCCCCGCGCGCGCCGTTCGTGGTTATCCTATCGTCAGCGCCGGCTGGAGTCGCTCGCGCTCGACTGGCTGCGCGAGCATGGCGTCGACACGGCGGCGTTTGGCCTGGACGAGCCCGCTCGATCGGAAGAAGAAGCGACGGGCTTGCGTTTTGCGCCCGAGCTCGAAGAACGCTTGCGTGGACTGCGCGAGCAGCTGCGCGCGTTCGGCGCCCAGGGCGAAGCGGCCGCGATCGCCCGGGCCGCACTGCGCCACGAATGGCGCATCGACGAGATCTACCACTCCAACGCGCTGCGCGGCAACCGGCTCGACAGGACGCAGACCGAAGATCTGGTGATGCGCGGCGAGACCGTCGGCGGCCTGACCTTGCGCGAACACCTCGAGGCAGTCAACCTGTTCAAGGCTTTGGATCGCGCCGCCGTGCTGGCGCGCAGCGACGCGCCGCTGACCGAGCATGCGATCCGCGAGCTGCACGCCCAGCTCTTCGCCTCGATCGACGACGAGCAGGCGGGCGAGTATCGCCGCACCGACGCGCGCATCGTCGGCCGCGACTACCTGCCGCCGGAAAGCGTACTCGTGCCGGCGCTGCTGCGCGAGTTCACCGAGTGGCTGGAGGAATCGTCCGCCGATCCGGTCGCAAAGGCCGCGGCGGCGCAGGCCAAGATCCTCAACATCGCGCCGTTCCTGGACGGCAACGGCCGCGTCGGCCGCCTGCTGTCCAATCTGATCCTCGAAGCCAACGCGTATCCGCCTGCCATCGTGCACGTGCAGGACCGTGAACGCTACTACGACGGCCTGCGCCAGGCCGATAGCGGCGACATGAGCGGCCTGCTCGCGTTGCTCATCGACTGCATCGAAGCGGCTCTCGCGCGCCTGTCGGGCGCAGTACGCAGCGCCGGCAACGTCTAA
- a CDS encoding PD-(D/E)XK nuclease family protein encodes MDSDDAGAPFAGAPAGGLREAIAAALAAGDWPWPASVRSDDSFIDGLCELASAFERAGVGELALAAAVADEHAERSAIARVLLHARRVARGSSPHGPPDARARAARPLEARTLAEAFELLAGEGIEDIVMHRRIVAAIAAPPPGVRLHSHRRTAAHDVRLASIRFSDDAAPADKFGAWSAALGADVGAHDAGAGVHVRVAQPASSALAAWFDTLDAGPDVWSWPPPEEPRPLVAPAMTFSASRLNGFVKCPRRWFFEYLCDALDDEGSAAATYGKVFHEALEALHRAIRLPAEFSGNAILERLHLELDLAFQRNEAQFASRLELEVSRLRARAVAAHYARWLRAEAQDHPMHVEAVESLQRWTMGRHEFVGFVDRIDRPAGGGPITIYDYKTGRIEEDPREYVAAMRRGEEAQLALYYTVRRMRGDQVGRLALISLRDPRDPVWVLALDMTDDAGVAVVERSERSGVVRGSCTPQDIETAVETLLARADLLTGGGLEHFEVGEDPPCSYCAYARACRERPDEGERVFAR; translated from the coding sequence ATGGATTCCGACGACGCCGGGGCGCCTTTCGCGGGCGCGCCTGCCGGTGGGCTGCGCGAAGCCATCGCCGCCGCGCTCGCGGCCGGCGATTGGCCGTGGCCGGCATCGGTGCGCAGCGACGATTCGTTCATCGACGGCTTATGCGAGTTGGCTTCGGCATTCGAGCGCGCGGGTGTCGGCGAGCTGGCGCTGGCAGCCGCCGTCGCGGACGAACATGCAGAGCGCAGTGCGATCGCGCGCGTGCTTCTCCACGCGCGGCGCGTCGCTCGCGGAAGCTCGCCGCACGGTCCTCCCGATGCGCGAGCACGTGCGGCGCGGCCGCTGGAGGCGCGGACCCTCGCCGAGGCCTTCGAGCTGCTGGCCGGCGAGGGGATCGAGGATATCGTGATGCACCGCCGCATCGTCGCGGCGATCGCGGCGCCGCCGCCGGGCGTGCGGCTGCATTCTCATCGAAGAACGGCGGCGCACGATGTGCGCCTCGCCTCGATCCGGTTTTCCGATGACGCGGCGCCGGCAGACAAGTTCGGCGCTTGGTCGGCCGCGCTGGGAGCAGACGTGGGCGCGCACGATGCGGGTGCGGGCGTACACGTGCGCGTCGCACAGCCCGCGTCGTCGGCGTTGGCTGCTTGGTTCGACACCCTCGACGCCGGTCCGGATGTCTGGTCGTGGCCGCCGCCGGAGGAACCGCGCCCCCTAGTCGCGCCCGCCATGACGTTTTCAGCATCGCGCCTCAACGGTTTTGTGAAATGCCCGCGGCGCTGGTTCTTCGAGTACTTGTGCGATGCGCTCGACGATGAAGGCTCGGCGGCGGCCACCTACGGCAAGGTGTTCCACGAAGCGCTCGAGGCGCTGCATCGCGCGATCCGCCTGCCGGCAGAATTCTCCGGCAACGCGATCCTCGAGCGCCTTCATCTGGAGCTCGATCTCGCGTTCCAGCGCAACGAAGCGCAGTTCGCATCACGGCTGGAGCTTGAGGTCAGCCGCCTGCGCGCCCGCGCGGTCGCGGCGCATTATGCGCGTTGGCTGCGCGCCGAAGCGCAGGATCATCCGATGCACGTCGAGGCGGTCGAATCGCTGCAGCGTTGGACGATGGGTAGACACGAATTTGTCGGCTTCGTTGACCGCATCGACCGCCCGGCCGGCGGCGGCCCGATCACCATCTACGATTATAAGACGGGGCGCATCGAGGAGGACCCGCGCGAATATGTCGCGGCGATGCGCCGCGGCGAAGAAGCCCAGCTGGCGCTGTACTACACCGTGCGCCGCATGCGCGGGGACCAGGTAGGCAGGCTCGCGCTGATCTCGCTGCGCGATCCGCGCGATCCCGTCTGGGTGCTCGCGCTCGACATGACCGATGACGCCGGGGTCGCCGTCGTGGAACGCAGCGAGCGCAGCGGCGTCGTGCGCGGATCGTGCACGCCCCAGGATATCGAAACGGCCGTCGAAACGCTCCTCGCCCGGGCGGACCTGCTGACCGGCGGCGGTCTCGAGCATTTCGAGGTCGGTGAGGATCCGCCGTGTTCGTACTGCGCGTACGCCCGCGCGTGCCGCGAGCGGCCGGACGAAGGCGAGCGCGTCTTTGCCCGCTGA